One genomic segment of Deltaproteobacteria bacterium includes these proteins:
- a CDS encoding TetR/AcrR family transcriptional regulator, giving the protein MTFSDFQELVNLSRQEIYQETYAENRETIRIKKEKTIVKNLAHILDAALRISNLKGFQAMSMRDLSRETGMSTGSLYAYFSSKEELAEILQSTGRAITLRLLRELSEEESTPRAKLRAAIRTHVYLSEVMRPWFYFSYMEARNLSKEERKKAISSELDTEKVFSDIISLGQEEGVFVRRDSRLAAGMIKAMVQDWYLKRWKYARRDVSVDRFADFVIDAVEAICLKRDQVDPNMEEEQEHELHRHSDTHENGRRTGCL; this is encoded by the coding sequence ATGACTTTTTCGGATTTTCAGGAACTCGTGAACCTTTCCAGGCAAGAGATCTACCAGGAGACGTATGCCGAGAACAGGGAAACGATCCGGATAAAAAAAGAAAAGACCATTGTCAAGAACCTGGCGCATATCCTGGACGCCGCTCTCAGGATCAGCAATCTGAAAGGGTTCCAGGCCATGAGCATGAGGGACCTCAGCCGGGAAACCGGAATGAGTACGGGTTCGCTCTATGCCTACTTTTCCAGCAAGGAAGAGTTGGCTGAAATTCTGCAGAGCACCGGCAGAGCCATCACTCTGAGGCTTCTAAGAGAACTTTCCGAAGAGGAAAGCACGCCAAGAGCGAAGTTGCGTGCAGCCATACGCACACACGTGTATTTGAGCGAAGTCATGCGTCCGTGGTTTTATTTTTCGTACATGGAGGCCAGGAACCTGAGCAAAGAGGAAAGGAAAAAGGCTATTTCAAGCGAGTTGGACACGGAGAAAGTGTTCTCGGACATCATCAGTCTGGGACAGGAAGAAGGCGTGTTCGTCCGGCGCGACAGCCGACTGGCGGCCGGCATGATCAAAGCGATGGTGCAGGATTGGTATCTCAAGAGATGGAAGTACGCTCGCAGAGACGTCTCCGTGGATCGGTTCGCAGATTTTGTCATTGACGCCGTAGAAGCGATCTGTCTGAAAAGAGACCAGGTCGATCCGAACATGGAAGAGGAACAGGAGCATGAGCTTCACCGACACAGCGACACTCATGAGAACGGGAGAAGAACTGGATGCCTCTAA
- a CDS encoding phosphotransferase family protein, whose protein sequence is MSFTDTATLMRTGEELDASKIEAFLKDCIPGLDGSITVRQFPSGHSNLTYLLAVGNRELVLRRPPFGTKAATAHDMGREYRILNALHSTFPYCPTPLAYTDDPSVMGSPFYVMERLRGIVLRKDLPPGLAFSPEQARELSENFLRVLVELHSIDYKSVGLESFGKPQGYVKRQVEGWVKRYRAARTPDAPEQEDIMEWLLEKMPPDSDRPGIVHNDYRLDNVVLDEQDPTKIVGVLDWEMATIGDPLLDFGNSLCYWIRHDDPEELHVARLVPTNMKGVPTREEVVRFYEQNSGRSIANCDFYSCFGLFRLGAIFQQIYYRYYHGETQDERFKSLIGGVKALEWATRRVVERSEL, encoded by the coding sequence ATGAGCTTCACCGACACAGCGACACTCATGAGAACGGGAGAAGAACTGGATGCCTCTAAGATCGAGGCATTCTTGAAGGATTGCATACCCGGCCTCGATGGATCCATTACAGTGCGGCAGTTTCCCAGCGGACACTCCAACCTTACCTATCTCCTCGCCGTGGGAAACAGGGAACTGGTGCTTCGACGGCCGCCCTTCGGCACCAAGGCGGCCACGGCTCACGACATGGGGCGGGAGTATCGGATTCTGAACGCGTTGCATTCGACGTTTCCATATTGCCCGACTCCCCTTGCCTACACCGATGACCCGTCCGTCATGGGATCGCCTTTCTACGTAATGGAACGATTGCGCGGCATCGTCCTTCGGAAGGATCTCCCACCGGGCCTCGCGTTTTCCCCCGAACAGGCGCGGGAGCTGTCCGAGAACTTCCTCAGGGTGTTGGTGGAGCTTCACTCCATCGATTATAAAAGCGTTGGGCTGGAAAGCTTCGGTAAACCCCAAGGGTACGTAAAAAGGCAAGTGGAAGGGTGGGTCAAGCGATACCGGGCCGCCCGAACTCCGGATGCTCCGGAGCAGGAAGACATCATGGAGTGGTTATTGGAAAAAATGCCTCCCGACTCGGACCGACCTGGAATCGTCCATAATGACTACCGGCTGGATAATGTTGTACTGGACGAACAAGATCCCACGAAAATTGTCGGTGTCCTGGACTGGGAGATGGCTACGATCGGGGATCCGCTCCTGGATTTCGGCAATTCGCTCTGCTACTGGATCCGGCACGACGATCCGGAGGAGTTGCATGTAGCGCGTCTGGTGCCGACGAACATGAAAGGTGTGCCCACGCGGGAAGAAGTGGTTCGGTTCTACGAGCAGAATTCCGGACGTAGCATCGCCAATTGCGATTTCTATTCCTGCTTCGGACTGTTCCGTCTGGGCGCCATCTTCCAGCAGATCTACTACCGCTACTACCACGGAGAGACGCAAGACGAGCGATTCAAGAGTCTCATCGGGGGAGTGAAGGCTCTGGAGTGGGCCACCCGCAGGGTTGTCGAGCGGTCGGAGCTTTAG